The Tessaracoccus aquimaris sequence GAACAGGTCGACGTCGGGGATCTCCGGCTCGTCGAGGAACTTCGCGAACCGCGCCTCCGTCAGCCGCTCCGGGTCCAGTTTCCCCGCCGCGGCCTGCCTGGCGATCTCGCGGGCGGCGTCGACGATCTCTGCGCGGCCGCCGTAGTTGACGCAGAACTGCAGCGTCAACGTGTCGTTGTCCCTGCTCATCTCCTCGGCGACCTCGAGTTCCTTGATCACCGAGCCCCACAGCCGCGGACGGCGACCGGCCCAGCGGATCCTCACGCCCAGGTCGTTGAGTTCGTCGCGGCGCCGGTGGATGACGTCGCGGTTGAAGCCCATCAACCAGCGCACCTCGTCGGGCGAGCGCTTCCAGTTCTCCGTGGAGAACGCGTAGGCCGACAGGTAGGGGATGCCGAGTTCGATCGCGCCGTGAATGACGTCGAGCAGGGACGCCTCACCCATCGCGTGTCCCTCGGTGCGCTTGAGGCCCCGCTGCTTCGCCCAGCGCCCATTGCCGTCCATCACGACGGCGACGTGCTGGGGCAACGCCTTCGCGGGCAGTTTGGGGGCGACGGCTCCGCTGGGGTGGGGCGTGGGTCGACGGCGAGGCTGAGGCACCTCTGAAGCCTAGCCGCCTACACTCGGGGTCGTGCCCACCTACCGTGACGAAGCAGTGGTGCTGCGGACCCACCAACTCGGTGAGGCCGACCGCATCATCACGCTGCTGACGCGCACCCACGGGAAGGTCCGCGCCGTCGCGAAGGGGGTGCGCCGCACGTCAAGCAAGTTCGGCGGCCGCCTCGAGCCGTTCCAGCACGTCGACATCCAGTTCGCGGAGGGCCGAGGCTCGCTTGAGGTCGTCACGCAGGTCGAGGCGCTGCACTCCAGCAGGCTGGCCGCCGACTACTCGCGCTTCACCGCGGCGCAGGTGCTCGTCGAGACGACCGACCGCCTGATCGCAGAGGAGGGGACGCCGTCGCTGCAGCAGTACCGACTGCTGCTCGGTGCGATCCTCGCGCTGGAGCGCGGCGATCTCCCCGCCCCACTGATCGTCGACTCGTTCCTGCTGCGCGCCCTGGCGATCGCCGGGTACGCCGTGGCGACGGCGTCGTGCGCCGAGTGCGGCAACGAAGAGGTCCGATGGTTCTCGCCCCAGGGCGGCGGCGCGGTGTGCACCGGGTGCCGCACGCCAGGCTCTGCGACCCTCGACGGTGACGACGTGGCGCACCTCGGCGCGCTGCTCGCGGGGGACTGGGCGGCGGCGCTGACGGCGCAGCGCAACGTCGCGACGCGGGTCGACGGCATGGTGGTCGCCTACTCGACGTGGCACCTCGACCGGGCGCTCAGGTCGCTTCCCTACTTCGAGCGCTGAGGCTGTCACCCCGTCAATGCGCCAGCGGCCTGCCTACTTCGAGCGCTGAGAGCACTCCTGGCAGAGCCCGAAGATCTCCAACTCGTGGCCGGTGTCGGT is a genomic window containing:
- a CDS encoding isoprenyl transferase — encoded protein: MPQPRRRPTPHPSGAVAPKLPAKALPQHVAVVMDGNGRWAKQRGLKRTEGHAMGEASLLDVIHGAIELGIPYLSAYAFSTENWKRSPDEVRWLMGFNRDVIHRRRDELNDLGVRIRWAGRRPRLWGSVIKELEVAEEMSRDNDTLTLQFCVNYGGRAEIVDAAREIARQAAAGKLDPERLTEARFAKFLDEPEIPDVDLFVRSSGEQRTSNFLLWQSAYAELIFLDRLWPDFDRRDLWAAVEQYVSRDRRFGSA
- the recO gene encoding DNA repair protein RecO, with amino-acid sequence MPTYRDEAVVLRTHQLGEADRIITLLTRTHGKVRAVAKGVRRTSSKFGGRLEPFQHVDIQFAEGRGSLEVVTQVEALHSSRLAADYSRFTAAQVLVETTDRLIAEEGTPSLQQYRLLLGAILALERGDLPAPLIVDSFLLRALAIAGYAVATASCAECGNEEVRWFSPQGGGAVCTGCRTPGSATLDGDDVAHLGALLAGDWAAALTAQRNVATRVDGMVVAYSTWHLDRALRSLPYFER